From a region of the Neobacillus niacini genome:
- a CDS encoding sugar phosphate nucleotidyltransferase, with the protein MKRKLLGVIDATTYHEDLEDLLTHRSLAALPFAGRYRIIDFVLSNMVNSGIRSVAIFPKITYRSLMDHLGSGKNWDLNRKRDGLFFFPTPVVDSDINKIGTFENFAANLDFFYRSSQEYSIITNCYTVFNMDFKPLLDWHIHSGCDITEIHHEDGTPMEMYLVKTSLLIKLIETRNETGYTCMRDVVLDHEHQYSVCSYVYSGYAVMIDSIQNYFSTSLNLLKSDVWKQLFIKEQPILTKVKDEPPTRYLKGSVVQNAMIANGCLINGTVENSIISRGVKIGKGAVIKNSIIMQKCVIEDNCYLDSVILDKDVKVEADTILTGTARDPFVVRKGTKQGALMNS; encoded by the coding sequence TGCCATTTGCGGGACGTTATCGTATTATTGATTTTGTACTTTCCAATATGGTGAACTCAGGAATTAGAAGTGTAGCAATCTTTCCTAAAATAACCTACCGTTCGTTAATGGACCACCTCGGTTCAGGAAAGAATTGGGATTTAAATCGCAAGCGAGATGGGCTTTTCTTTTTTCCAACTCCCGTCGTTGATTCTGATATCAATAAAATAGGAACATTTGAAAACTTTGCTGCAAATCTAGATTTCTTTTATCGCAGTTCTCAAGAGTATTCTATCATTACAAATTGTTATACGGTTTTCAATATGGACTTTAAACCATTGTTAGATTGGCATATCCATTCTGGGTGCGATATTACTGAAATTCATCATGAAGATGGCACCCCGATGGAAATGTATTTAGTGAAGACATCATTACTTATTAAGTTAATTGAAACAAGAAATGAAACAGGATATACATGCATGAGGGATGTGGTCCTAGATCATGAACATCAATATTCCGTTTGCAGTTATGTGTATTCCGGTTATGCAGTCATGATCGATTCTATCCAAAACTATTTTTCTACTAGTCTCAATTTATTAAAATCAGATGTTTGGAAGCAATTATTTATTAAAGAGCAGCCTATCCTGACAAAGGTAAAAGATGAGCCGCCAACACGCTATTTAAAAGGTTCAGTTGTACAAAATGCCATGATAGCCAATGGCTGCTTAATCAATGGTACCGTTGAAAATAGTATCATTTCAAGGGGCGTTAAAATTGGAAAAGGCGCAGTTATTAAGAATTCCATTATCATGCAAAAATGCGTGATCGAAGATAATTGTTATCTTGATTCCGTTATTTTAGATAAAGATGTAAAGGTTGAGGCTGATACAATCTTAACTGGTACAGCCAGGGACCCTTTTGTGGTGCGAAAAGGTACGAAACAAGGAGCGCTGATGAATTCGTGA
- the glgA gene encoding glycogen synthase GlgA, which translates to MKVLFAVSECGPFAKSGGLADVAGSLPKELKSLGTDVRVILPKYGTIADDFKADMKKIKEFTVPVGWRNQYCGIEELSYEGVTYYFVDNEYYFKREGFYGYYDDGERFAYFNRAVLEALAHLDFYPDVLHCHDWHTAMIPFLLRMEYYKRKGYGLIRTVFTIHNLQFQGIFPREALSDLLGLDWGAFNPEHLEFFGCINFMKGALVAADEITTVSPTYKQEIQTPVYGEKLDGLLKTREEDLVGILNGIDDKFYNPADDSLIYKTYTVNSLENKAINKSEVQKFFGLPQKPNTPLMVMITRLTKQKGLDLVKCVLNDILHEDIQMVVLGTGDYAYEEYLRHAANSYPDKLKVHIGFSEGLAHKLYAAADLFLMPSLFEPCGLGQLIAMKYGAVPIIRETGGLNDTVQSWNEITNEGTGFSFKNFNAHDMLYTIRRALHFYHDPAWKTIVQKAMEKDNSWAQSAFKYNQLYAELISRSETHVF; encoded by the coding sequence GTGAAAGTATTATTTGCAGTATCGGAATGTGGTCCATTTGCAAAATCAGGAGGGCTTGCGGACGTGGCAGGCTCTCTGCCTAAAGAGCTGAAAAGTCTTGGTACAGACGTAAGGGTGATCCTGCCAAAGTATGGCACTATTGCCGATGACTTTAAAGCAGATATGAAAAAAATCAAAGAATTTACAGTACCTGTTGGCTGGAGAAATCAATATTGCGGTATTGAGGAGCTTTCCTATGAGGGAGTAACCTACTACTTTGTTGATAACGAGTACTACTTCAAACGCGAAGGATTTTATGGTTATTACGATGATGGTGAGAGGTTTGCTTATTTTAACCGAGCTGTATTGGAAGCTTTGGCACATCTAGATTTTTATCCAGATGTCCTGCATTGTCATGACTGGCATACAGCGATGATTCCATTTTTATTAAGAATGGAGTATTACAAGCGAAAAGGCTACGGACTTATTCGTACGGTTTTCACGATTCATAATCTGCAATTTCAGGGCATTTTCCCAAGAGAGGCACTTTCTGACCTGCTTGGATTGGATTGGGGAGCCTTCAACCCTGAACATTTAGAATTCTTCGGCTGTATTAATTTTATGAAGGGTGCTCTTGTAGCAGCTGACGAAATTACAACAGTGAGCCCAACCTATAAACAAGAAATCCAGACGCCTGTATATGGTGAAAAATTGGATGGTCTCTTAAAAACTAGAGAGGAAGATCTTGTAGGTATTTTAAATGGCATCGATGATAAATTCTATAATCCTGCCGACGATTCCCTAATCTATAAAACGTACACAGTTAACAGCCTTGAAAACAAGGCAATTAATAAAAGTGAAGTCCAAAAATTCTTTGGGCTGCCACAAAAACCAAACACACCATTAATGGTGATGATTACTCGGCTGACAAAACAAAAGGGATTAGATCTCGTTAAGTGTGTGTTAAACGATATTCTCCATGAAGATATACAAATGGTGGTTCTAGGGACAGGAGACTATGCTTATGAAGAGTATTTGCGTCATGCAGCAAATTCCTATCCAGATAAATTAAAGGTTCATATCGGTTTTAGTGAGGGACTTGCTCACAAGCTTTATGCTGCGGCAGACCTGTTTCTAATGCCTTCCTTATTTGAGCCATGCGGTCTTGGTCAATTAATCGCAATGAAATACGGTGCGGTACCAATTATACGAGAAACAGGCGGGCTAAATGATACGGTTCAATCTTGGAATGAAATAACAAATGAGGGAACTGGATTTTCTTTCAAGAATTTTAATGCCCATGACATGCTATATACGATTAGAAGGGCATTACACTTTTATCATGACCCTGCTTGGAAAACCATCGTTCAAAAAGCAATGGAGAAGGATAACAGCTGGGCACAGTCTGCATTTAAGTACAATCAGCTTTATGCAGAGCTGATCTCGAGGAGTGAAACCCATGTTTTCTAG
- a CDS encoding glycogen/starch/alpha-glucan phosphorylase, with amino-acid sequence MFSSTTEFKNTFLKRLNMVCGKSFSESSERDHYQTLGIMIREFVSHDWIKTNERYLAAKEKQVYYLSIEYLLGKLLRQNLINLGIEETVQVGLSELGIDLSNLEELESDAGLGNGGLGRLAACFLDSLASLNLPGHGHGIRYKHGLFEQKIVDGYQVELPEQWLRSGNVWEVRKADLAVKIPFWGKVEGRTENGRLVFQHLNAETVTAVPHDMPVIGYNSETVNTLRLWNAEPSQFPIHDDILKYKRETESVSEFLYPDDTHDEGKILRLKQQYFLVSASIQSIIKTYRKQHGNLKELHQHVCIHINDTHPVLAIPELMRILIDEEQFDWDLAWYITRNTISYTNHTTLSEALEKWPIRIFQPLLPRIYMIVEEINERFCGELWDKYTGDWDRIAKLAIIADGFVKMAHLAIVGSFSVNGVAKLHTEILKTREMNQFYQLFPEKFNNKTNGIAHRRWLLKGNPDLSNLITDSIGSSWTQSPADLIQLLNYQQDSSFMEQLLKIKRDNKERLAEVIQSKNGIVVDSSAIFDVQVKRLHAYKRQLLKVLHIMYLYNRIKEDSSFSMVPRVFIFGAKASPGYYYAKKIIKLINTVADKVNNDPFIGDKMKVVFLENYRVSLAEKVFPAADLSEQISTASKEASGTGNMKFMINGALTVGTMDGANIEIHELVGDENIFTFGLSADEVLHYYQHGGYQSIEYYHHDSRIRQAVDQLVNGFFPGVYNEFEPIFDSLLEENDQYFVLKDFASYADTQKTIGETFRDQQVWQKKCLVNIAHAGYFSSDRTIKEYADNIWGIKPQ; translated from the coding sequence ATGTTTTCTAGTACAACAGAATTTAAAAATACTTTCTTAAAGAGGTTGAATATGGTATGCGGTAAGAGCTTCTCAGAAAGCTCTGAGCGGGACCATTACCAAACACTCGGTATTATGATTCGTGAATTTGTTAGTCATGATTGGATCAAAACAAATGAACGATACCTTGCTGCGAAAGAGAAACAAGTATATTATTTATCAATTGAATATTTATTAGGTAAATTGCTGCGCCAAAATTTAATAAATTTAGGAATCGAAGAAACCGTACAAGTTGGACTTAGTGAACTTGGTATTGATTTAAGTAACCTAGAGGAATTAGAAAGTGATGCAGGATTGGGAAATGGCGGCTTAGGTAGATTAGCCGCTTGTTTTCTTGATTCCCTTGCTTCTCTTAATCTTCCGGGGCACGGGCATGGTATTCGCTATAAGCACGGTTTATTCGAACAGAAAATTGTGGATGGATATCAGGTAGAACTGCCAGAGCAATGGCTCAGAAGCGGTAATGTATGGGAAGTTCGTAAAGCAGACTTAGCCGTTAAAATTCCCTTTTGGGGCAAGGTAGAGGGACGTACCGAGAACGGTCGACTTGTGTTCCAACATCTAAATGCAGAAACGGTGACAGCTGTACCGCATGATATGCCGGTGATTGGCTATAATTCAGAAACAGTAAATACGTTAAGATTATGGAATGCAGAGCCATCTCAATTCCCTATTCATGATGATATTTTAAAGTACAAACGAGAAACGGAATCTGTATCAGAATTCCTCTATCCCGACGATACCCATGATGAAGGGAAAATACTCCGACTAAAGCAGCAATACTTTTTAGTATCCGCTAGTATTCAATCTATTATTAAAACGTATCGAAAACAACACGGAAACTTGAAGGAACTTCACCAGCACGTTTGTATTCACATTAATGATACTCATCCAGTTTTGGCTATTCCTGAACTCATGAGAATCTTAATTGATGAGGAACAATTTGATTGGGACCTGGCATGGTATATTACAAGGAATACAATTTCCTATACAAATCATACTACCTTATCGGAAGCATTGGAAAAATGGCCAATTCGGATTTTTCAGCCGTTATTACCTCGAATTTATATGATTGTGGAAGAAATAAATGAACGGTTTTGCGGAGAATTATGGGATAAATACACAGGAGATTGGGATAGGATTGCAAAGCTAGCGATCATTGCCGATGGTTTTGTGAAAATGGCTCATTTAGCGATTGTCGGGAGTTTCAGTGTTAACGGAGTTGCTAAACTCCATACAGAAATTCTCAAGACTCGTGAAATGAATCAATTTTATCAATTGTTTCCAGAGAAATTCAATAATAAAACGAATGGAATTGCCCATCGCCGCTGGCTGCTAAAAGGAAATCCAGATCTTTCAAACTTAATTACGGATTCCATTGGTTCTTCATGGACTCAATCACCTGCCGACTTAATTCAATTACTTAATTATCAACAAGATTCATCCTTCATGGAACAGCTCTTGAAAATAAAAAGAGATAATAAAGAACGGCTTGCTGAAGTAATCCAGAGTAAGAATGGGATTGTTGTAGATTCCTCTGCTATCTTTGACGTCCAGGTTAAGCGTCTGCACGCTTATAAGAGACAGCTTCTAAAGGTATTACATATCATGTATCTTTATAATCGGATTAAAGAGGATTCTAGTTTTTCAATGGTACCAAGAGTATTTATTTTTGGGGCAAAGGCGTCCCCGGGTTATTATTATGCAAAGAAAATTATTAAGCTCATTAATACGGTTGCAGATAAGGTTAACAATGACCCATTTATTGGCGATAAAATGAAAGTGGTTTTTCTTGAAAATTATCGCGTTTCGCTGGCGGAAAAAGTCTTTCCGGCTGCCGATTTAAGTGAACAAATTTCAACCGCGAGTAAAGAGGCTTCTGGTACCGGTAACATGAAATTTATGATAAATGGAGCACTTACAGTAGGAACAATGGATGGGGCCAATATTGAGATTCATGAATTGGTCGGAGATGAGAACATCTTTACATTCGGACTTTCTGCAGATGAGGTACTTCACTATTACCAGCATGGAGGCTATCAATCGATTGAATATTATCACCATGACAGCCGTATCCGCCAGGCTGTTGATCAGCTCGTAAATGGGTTCTTCCCAGGTGTTTATAACGAGTTTGAACCGATATTCGATTCATTATTAGAGGAAAACGACCAATACTTTGTATTAAAGGATTTTGCTTCCTATGCGGACACTCAAAAGACAATTGGTGAAACCTTTAGGGACCAGCAAGTTTGGCAAAAGAAGTGTCTGGTTAACATCGCCCACGCCGGTTATTTTTCAAGTGATCGGACAATCAAAGAGTACGCGGATAATATTTGGGGAATTAAACCTCAATAA